Proteins from one Gilliamella sp. ESL0443 genomic window:
- the xerD gene encoding site-specific tyrosine recombinase XerD encodes MSDKEISSQNKILIEQFLDSIWLERNLSENTIESYKLDLFALSQSLQSQQVNFITAQSINLQEFLLQRVKDGYKASSSARLLSATKRFFQYLYQENYRTDDPSAILSSPKLPKKLPKDLTELQVDALLESPSIDDPIELRDKAMLEVLYATGLRVSELVNLEISDVSLRQGVVRVVGKGNKERLVPLGEEAIYWLEYYFKYARNDLLKNGPVDVLFPSRLGKKMTRQTFWHRIKYYAILTGINIEALSPHVLRHAFATHLLNHGADLRVVQMLLGHSSLSTTQIYTHVATERLKQLHSKHHPRA; translated from the coding sequence ATGTCTGATAAAGAGATATCATCACAAAATAAAATATTAATTGAACAATTTTTAGACTCAATTTGGTTGGAACGAAATCTTTCTGAAAATACTATCGAATCTTATAAACTCGACCTGTTTGCTTTAAGCCAATCACTGCAATCACAGCAAGTTAATTTCATCACTGCGCAATCAATTAATTTGCAGGAATTTTTATTGCAACGCGTTAAAGATGGTTATAAAGCAAGTAGTTCAGCTCGTTTACTTAGTGCGACTAAACGTTTTTTTCAATATTTATATCAAGAAAATTATCGTACGGATGATCCATCAGCTATATTATCATCACCCAAATTACCCAAAAAGTTACCCAAAGATCTAACTGAATTACAGGTTGATGCTCTTCTTGAATCACCAAGTATTGATGATCCAATAGAATTGCGAGATAAAGCGATGTTAGAAGTGCTTTATGCAACAGGGCTACGCGTTTCGGAGTTAGTGAATCTGGAGATTAGCGATGTAAGCCTTAGACAAGGAGTAGTTAGAGTCGTTGGTAAAGGAAATAAAGAGCGTTTAGTTCCATTGGGTGAAGAGGCTATTTATTGGCTTGAATACTATTTCAAATATGCGCGCAACGATCTTTTAAAAAATGGCCCTGTTGATGTTCTTTTTCCAAGTCGATTGGGTAAAAAAATGACACGACAGACTTTCTGGCATAGGATAAAATATTATGCCATACTAACGGGCATTAATATAGAAGCCCTTTCGCCTCATGTACTTAGACACGCTTTTGCAACGCATTTGCTTAATCATGGTGCCGATTTGCGTGTTGTACAAATGTTACTTGGGCATAGTAGTTTATCAACTACACAGATTTATACACATGTTGCAACAGAAAGATTAAAACAGTTGCACAGCAAACATCATCCTCGCGCATAG
- a CDS encoding Pr6Pr family membrane protein, translating to MLKRNINLFIVLYAFLVIGLETYIYWHTRLRPWQPGTPIGRMVFYYSFFTVLSNLMLAFSCLWLAFNPNCNRYFFKVIRLNGLIGVIITAIVYNLILRSIHKPPSTLLQFTNESLHVVLPIAGVLSWLIWGPFRRIHFKVIVGSFLSMLIYGIYIFTRGYFTNQYPYPFINVVKVGYAKALYSSGLVFVLFLVLAFLLWGIDCFRRRI from the coding sequence ATGCTGAAACGAAATATTAATCTTTTTATTGTGCTATATGCTTTTTTGGTAATAGGTCTTGAAACTTATATTTATTGGCATACACGACTTCGTCCTTGGCAACCAGGAACACCTATCGGGAGAATGGTTTTTTATTACAGTTTTTTTACCGTGTTGTCTAATCTCATGTTGGCATTTAGCTGTTTGTGGTTAGCCTTTAATCCAAACTGCAATCGATATTTTTTTAAAGTGATTCGATTAAATGGTTTAATCGGAGTAATTATAACGGCTATTGTCTATAATCTAATATTAAGAAGTATTCATAAACCACCGAGTACATTATTACAATTTACTAATGAGAGTTTACATGTCGTTTTACCTATTGCTGGAGTATTAAGTTGGTTAATATGGGGACCATTTCGACGAATTCATTTCAAGGTTATCGTTGGCTCGTTTTTGTCAATGCTAATTTATGGTATTTATATCTTCACAAGAGGTTATTTTACTAATCAATATCCCTATCCTTTTATTAATGTAGTGAAGGTTGGTTACGCTAAAGCGCTTTATTCCTCTGGATTGGTTTTTGTGCTGTTTTTAGTCTTGGCTTTTTTATTATGGGGCATTGATTGTTTTAGGAGACGAATATGA
- the dsbC gene encoding bifunctional protein-disulfide isomerase/oxidoreductase DsbC: MKKLVISLGLALISTSVLASNADITKTMEKLGFSSKEITIENNPIQGLKSVTTPDGIFYVTDDGKFLTQGPIYNLEGSEPVNIANSNNLKLMKSIEKDAIVYQAPNEQYVISVFTDYTCHYCKLLHENIEQYLNAGISVHYFAFPRAGADSEVGKNMQSIWSVVDRKAAFENAYKGNKISPANSMIPYVTQQFNVGKKLGISGTPAIVLPDGQLVSGYVPADKLIEILKKKSNN; this comes from the coding sequence ATGAAAAAATTAGTAATCAGTTTAGGTTTAGCATTGATCTCAACTTCAGTATTAGCCTCTAACGCCGATATTACAAAAACAATGGAAAAGTTAGGTTTTTCTAGTAAAGAAATTACAATCGAAAATAATCCAATACAAGGGCTAAAAAGTGTTACCACACCAGATGGTATCTTTTATGTTACTGATGATGGTAAATTCTTAACTCAAGGGCCAATCTATAATCTTGAAGGCAGTGAACCAGTAAATATTGCCAACAGCAATAACTTAAAATTAATGAAATCAATTGAAAAAGATGCCATTGTTTATCAAGCTCCAAATGAACAATATGTTATCTCAGTTTTTACCGATTACACATGCCACTACTGTAAATTATTACACGAAAATATTGAGCAATATTTAAATGCAGGCATCTCTGTTCACTATTTTGCTTTTCCACGAGCAGGAGCAGATAGTGAAGTAGGTAAAAATATGCAATCCATTTGGAGTGTAGTTGATCGCAAAGCCGCTTTTGAAAATGCATATAAAGGTAATAAAATTTCACCTGCTAATAGCATGATCCCTTATGTAACACAGCAATTTAACGTTGGTAAAAAACTAGGTATTAGTGGAACACCAGCAATAGTATTACCTGATGGACAACTTGTCTCTGGTTACGTTCCGGCTGATAAATTAATCGAAATTTTAAAAAAGAAATCTAA
- the grxB gene encoding glutaredoxin 2 produces MKLFIYEHCPFCVRARMIFGLKNIPVEQHVFLSNDAKSPESMIGEKMVPILQKEDGSYMPESLDIVAYIDSNYGGSPILTGPKNPKIEALIKQLQQYDYKLECPRYIKLGLAEFATQDAIDNFVTNKSKKMGSFDECLAQTDSLIAKVADLFTQLESLIASPNACNGSLSWDDICLFPILRNLTCVKGLKFPTKIREYLESMSKKSKVNLFFDKAI; encoded by the coding sequence ATGAAATTATTTATTTATGAACACTGTCCTTTTTGTGTACGTGCAAGAATGATTTTTGGCTTGAAAAATATTCCGGTTGAGCAGCATGTTTTTCTAAGTAATGATGCTAAATCACCAGAAAGCATGATTGGCGAAAAAATGGTACCCATCTTACAAAAAGAAGATGGTAGCTATATGCCAGAAAGTTTGGATATTGTTGCTTATATCGATAGCAATTATGGCGGTAGCCCTATTTTAACAGGACCTAAAAATCCAAAAATTGAAGCATTGATAAAACAACTTCAACAATATGACTATAAGTTAGAGTGTCCGCGTTATATCAAACTTGGTTTAGCTGAATTTGCTACTCAAGATGCTATTGATAATTTTGTCACAAATAAGAGTAAAAAGATGGGATCGTTTGATGAATGCCTTGCTCAAACTGATTCGTTAATCGCTAAGGTTGCTGATTTATTCACTCAACTTGAATCCTTAATCGCATCGCCTAATGCATGTAATGGCTCGTTATCTTGGGATGATATTTGTTTGTTCCCAATATTACGCAATTTGACATGTGTTAAAGGACTTAAATTTCCGACTAAAATTAGAGAATATTTAGAATCTATGTCTAAAAAAAGTAAAGTAAATTTATTTTTTGATAAAGCTATCTAA